In Stigmatopora argus isolate UIUO_Sarg chromosome 10, RoL_Sarg_1.0, whole genome shotgun sequence, the following proteins share a genomic window:
- the LOC144084027 gene encoding uncharacterized protein LOC144084027 — protein sequence MPQLMLGGHAGARAALDRAHRRGPLAEPVQNNLEKTHSSPQTSGDLPTPSTSSLSPSRGKRSRTLVFAICGTSLLLLAISIYLEKVSWLAASLYLTLGVCGYLLLSYFRSARQREPTPAVREEVPTQRGMIVDERSPSPDVKRSGVSVPLALALADSLLLSVLQEPLADPSGPRVQDLLSRLESTFHTLESVYERSESREEDRVLMEKVTLVQSYLHKRSSSLRRLLKVQAEYESRVKELRGGVVENWRQLEELHTAVTLTNQGAENRVDLASAHQDAETLFAVLSHHREQLEGCQDLLKDSTQLLQELIWSHGHAGNTLKNCSSESVWPEMLLQSNMEQLDEVRENFLSLEQQTATFQAHLKGLAVGKEASGAPSPEPAGKIPPEHLDSDDDSDARKSLCERSAQRLSSTMGRLRKSGKKTKLIGH from the exons ATGCCTCAGCTGATGCTCGGGGGTCACGCGGGTGCGCGGGCGGCCCTGGATCGAGCCCACCGACGGGGGCCGCTGGCGGAACCTGTTCAGAATAACCTGGAAAAGACGCACAG CTCGCCGCAAACATCTGGTGATCTTCCCACGCCGTCCACCTCGTCACTTTCCCCATCACGGGGGAAGAGAAGTCGGACGCTCGTCTTTGCAATATGCGGCACTTCCCTGCTCTTGCTTGCCATCTCCATTTACCTGGAAAAGGTGAGTTGGCTAGCGGCGTCGCTGTACCTGACGCTGGGCGTCTGCGGCTACCTGCTGCTAAGCTACTTCAGGTCGGCCCGCCAACGGGAACCCACCCCAGCAGTACGGGAAGAAGTCCCCACCCAACGAGGGATGATTGTCGATGAGcg GTCTCCGAGTCCAGATGTTAAACGTTCAGGCGTCTCCGTTCCTCTGGCGCTGGCCTTGGCCGACAGCCTGCTTCTGAGCGTGCTCCAGGAGCCTCTAGCGGACCCTAGCGGGCCCCGTGTACAGGATCTCCTCTCCAGGCTGGAG TCCACGTTCCATACGCTGGAAAGTGTATACGAGCGGTCCGAATCCAGAGAGGAGGATCGTGTTTTGATGGAAAAAGTCACGCTGGTTCAAAGTTATCTGCATAAAAG gAGTAGTTCGCTTAGGAGGCTTCTCAAGGTTCAAGCTGAATATGAGTCCAGGGTAAAGGAACTGCGGGGTGGCGTGGTGGAGAACTGGCGCCAACTCGAGGAGCTTCACACCGCCGTCACGCTCACAAATCAAGGCGCCGAAAACCGAGTGGACTTGGCCTCAGCCCATCAGGATGCAGAG ACTTTATTTGCAGTTCTGAGCCACCATAGAGAGCAACTGGAGGGCTGCCAGGATCTTCTGAAAGACAGCACACAGCTCCTCCAG GAGTTGATATGGAGTCACGGCCACGCAGGAAACACCCTCAAAAACTGCAGCAGCGAATCCGTGTGGCCCGAAATGCTTCTCCAGTCCAACATGGAGCAG TTGGACGAAGTGCGAGAGAACTTCCTGTCCCTGGAGCAGCAGACCGCCACCTTCCAAGCCCACCTGAAGGGCCTGGCCGTGGGGAAAGAGGCTAGCGGGGCCCCCTCCCCGGAGCCTGCCGGCAAAATCCCCCCAGAGCACCTCGATTCCGATGACGACTCGGACGCTCGCAAGTCTTTGTGCGAAAGGTCGGCGCAGCGTTTGTCCTCCACGATGGGACGTTTACGTAAATctggaaaaaagacaaaactgaTTGGGCATTAG